In the Clostridium beijerinckii genome, one interval contains:
- a CDS encoding MurR/RpiR family transcriptional regulator produces the protein MKFDIYKIADNYKLSETERQVLQYILTNIDSVLTKGVRDVATINYTSAATIIKLSKKLGYTGYVDMIYRLNFIVKNHQNNQEHTSDITSFISEIENKKIEDFISMIIKHREDIIFITATGFSDSIADFFWRKMLVLGFKCIKTNSYGVYDSNQIGGALVIGISKSGETESITKVIDYASKNQLDIITFTGKPENHMAKKATLNFMILDDKELDDRNLTANYFYARVMIVMEYLLDKVMSNL, from the coding sequence ATGAAATTTGATATTTATAAAATAGCTGATAATTACAAGCTCTCAGAAACAGAGAGACAGGTTTTGCAATACATATTAACTAATATTGATTCTGTTTTAACTAAAGGTGTAAGAGATGTTGCAACAATTAATTATACATCGGCGGCAACAATAATAAAGCTATCAAAGAAGCTAGGTTATACAGGCTATGTCGATATGATATATCGACTAAACTTCATAGTAAAAAATCATCAAAACAATCAAGAACATACCTCTGATATTACTAGCTTCATATCAGAAATTGAAAATAAGAAAATAGAAGATTTCATTTCTATGATAATTAAACATAGAGAAGATATAATTTTCATAACAGCCACTGGATTCTCTGATTCGATTGCAGATTTCTTTTGGAGAAAGATGTTAGTGCTTGGGTTTAAATGCATTAAAACAAATTCTTATGGAGTATATGACAGCAATCAAATAGGAGGCGCCTTAGTTATTGGAATATCTAAAAGTGGAGAAACGGAAAGTATAACAAAAGTGATTGATTATGCATCAAAAAATCAATTGGATATTATAACTTTTACTGGTAAGCCAGAGAATCACATGGCTAAAAAGGCAACCTTAAATTTTATGATATTGGATGATAAAGAATTAGATGATAGAAATCTTACCGCGAACTATTTTTATGCTAGGGTAATGATTGTAATGGAATATTTGCTAGATAAGGTAATGAGTAATTTATAA
- a CDS encoding HD domain-containing phosphohydrolase: protein MEYKLFKSLADNLPQPIWIKDLELRFIYVNKEYKAIYKDINKEFIGKNDAEIFDGVVREECIKYCNQVINSLKPLTEEGYLDGKRRKITIVPLIDEGKVFAVAGIYANLDIIKEKDKIIEKQENILKVVMDTLPGRVFFKDKEGRYVYVNKQFDEFYNKDGIGEVVGKTNIDIHPTEELAAKYSREDNEVIKNKRSIKAETILYSGDGEEIYTEAVKVPVIDKSGDVSGVVGLVLDITEKKEAEKKLRQLSFTDILTGLYNRTYFEEKVKEFQGEEYLPVGVIMGDANGLKLVNDTLGHDQGDELLRLIAQALKDVCGEKQLIFRTGGDEFVILSKNTTEQECEIIIKNIFDRCKMYKHDLINVSISLGASVADSLNKSIYQALKEADDKVYRQKLLQKTSLNSSIMYSLQMGLEAKSLETEEHTDRVLENSIAIGEKLSLPMSVMDELTIVAKLHDIGKIGINEEILLKKGELTEDEFEVVKTHTEKGYRIVKASNQLDNVAKGVLAHHERWDGNGYPLKLEGEKIPLVSRIVSVADSYDAMTNNGIYKKCLNKEEAIEELKRCSGKQFDPIIVKAFIEYLEEIEE, encoded by the coding sequence ATGGAGTACAAGCTATTTAAATCATTAGCAGATAATCTTCCACAGCCTATATGGATAAAAGACCTTGAATTGAGATTTATATATGTAAATAAAGAATACAAAGCTATATATAAAGATATAAATAAAGAATTTATTGGAAAAAATGATGCAGAGATATTTGATGGTGTTGTAAGAGAGGAATGTATTAAATATTGCAATCAAGTTATAAACTCCTTAAAGCCATTAACTGAAGAAGGGTACCTTGATGGAAAGCGCAGAAAAATTACTATAGTTCCGCTAATTGATGAGGGAAAAGTATTTGCTGTAGCTGGCATATATGCAAATTTAGATATTATAAAAGAAAAAGATAAGATTATAGAGAAACAAGAAAACATATTAAAAGTTGTAATGGATACACTTCCAGGAAGAGTATTTTTTAAAGATAAAGAAGGCAGATATGTATATGTAAATAAGCAATTTGATGAATTCTATAATAAGGATGGTATAGGAGAAGTAGTAGGAAAGACAAATATTGATATACATCCAACGGAAGAATTGGCTGCAAAATATTCAAGAGAAGATAATGAAGTAATAAAAAACAAAAGAAGTATAAAAGCTGAAACAATACTTTACTCAGGAGATGGAGAGGAAATATATACAGAAGCAGTAAAAGTACCTGTAATCGATAAGAGTGGTGATGTTTCAGGTGTTGTAGGATTAGTATTAGATATAACTGAGAAAAAAGAAGCAGAGAAAAAATTAAGGCAATTAAGTTTTACTGATATTTTAACAGGTTTATACAATAGAACATATTTTGAAGAAAAAGTGAAAGAGTTCCAAGGTGAAGAGTATCTTCCGGTAGGAGTAATAATGGGGGATGCCAATGGACTAAAATTAGTAAATGATACGCTAGGTCATGATCAAGGCGATGAACTTTTAAGATTAATAGCCCAAGCACTTAAAGATGTATGTGGTGAAAAACAGTTGATTTTCAGAACTGGTGGAGATGAATTCGTAATTTTAAGTAAAAATACAACTGAACAGGAATGTGAAATCATTATTAAAAATATATTTGATCGTTGCAAAATGTATAAGCACGATTTAATCAATGTGAGCATATCTTTAGGTGCATCAGTAGCGGATAGCTTGAATAAGAGTATATATCAAGCATTAAAAGAAGCAGATGATAAGGTATATAGGCAAAAGTTGCTACAAAAAACCAGTCTTAATAGTTCTATAATGTATTCTCTGCAAATGGGTTTAGAAGCTAAGAGTTTGGAAACTGAAGAACATACAGATAGAGTATTAGAAAATTCTATTGCGATAGGAGAAAAGTTATCGCTTCCAATGTCGGTAATGGATGAGCTAACAATAGTTGCTAAGCTTCATGATATAGGGAAAATAGGAATAAATGAAGAAATATTACTTAAGAAGGGTGAGTTAACAGAAGATGAGTTTGAAGTAGTGAAAACTCATACAGAAAAGGGATATAGGATAGTAAAAGCCTCAAATCAACTAGATAATGTAGCAAAAGGTGTTTTAGCTCATCATGAGAGATGGGATGGAAATGGCTATCCGCTTAAATTAGAGGGAGAGAAAATACCACTGGTATCTAGAATTGTTAGTGTCGCAGATTCGTATGATGCTATGACGAACAATGGCATTTATAAGAAATGTTTGAATAAAGAAGAAGCAATTGAAGAATTAAAAAGATGTTCAGGGAAGCAATTTGATCCAATTATAGTTAAGGCATTTATAGAATACTTAGAAGAAATTGAGGAATAA
- a CDS encoding amidohydrolase has protein sequence MTNKILLSIIENLNDELIEVYRKLHENPELSNEEYKTTQRIKDLLKRADIDILDLPLDTGLVAQVKGNPNGPVVAIRCDIDALPIKEETSLCYKSKVDGMMHACGHDFHMAVILGAAYLVKKHQGSLIGTVKFIFQPGEESADGAKKILETGVLDDVDAIFGIHNVSDSEVGIMGIKTGAMTAAVDRFEINITGIGSHAAKPEKGIDPIIIASNIVTSLQTIISRNIGPTEKALLSVTHIEGGNTWNVIPESAYLEGTVRTLDENIRQLIAKRMNEMVSGIAQSFGGSAELIWHSGSPATNNTEEWVEFSTKIGKRAGYDVRRISMGLEGEDFAYYQRKIPGAFIIVGTGKSYAHHHPEYKVDEKAILNSSKYFAQLAEGALKEIIDKKYKHKIK, from the coding sequence ATGACAAATAAAATATTGTTATCTATAATAGAGAATTTAAATGATGAGCTTATAGAAGTATATCGCAAACTACATGAGAATCCTGAATTGTCTAATGAGGAATATAAAACTACACAACGGATAAAAGATTTGCTAAAAAGAGCAGATATAGATATTCTTGATTTACCTTTGGATACAGGCCTTGTAGCACAGGTAAAAGGAAATCCTAATGGTCCTGTCGTCGCTATCAGATGTGATATAGATGCATTACCAATCAAAGAAGAGACAAGTCTCTGTTATAAGTCTAAAGTTGATGGTATGATGCATGCTTGTGGTCATGATTTTCATATGGCGGTGATTTTAGGTGCAGCATATTTAGTTAAAAAGCATCAAGGGTCATTAATAGGAACAGTAAAATTTATATTTCAGCCGGGTGAAGAAAGTGCGGATGGAGCTAAAAAAATTTTAGAGACAGGTGTTTTAGATGATGTGGATGCAATTTTTGGAATACACAATGTTTCAGATTCAGAAGTTGGAATAATGGGAATAAAAACTGGAGCAATGACAGCTGCAGTCGATAGGTTTGAAATAAATATTACAGGAATTGGTAGCCATGCTGCTAAGCCGGAAAAAGGAATAGATCCAATTATAATTGCCAGTAACATAGTTACATCACTTCAAACAATTATCAGTCGTAATATAGGTCCAACAGAAAAAGCGCTATTAAGTGTGACTCATATAGAAGGAGGAAATACGTGGAATGTAATTCCAGAATCAGCATATCTTGAAGGCACAGTAAGAACATTAGATGAGAATATACGTCAATTAATAGCTAAGAGAATGAATGAAATGGTATCAGGAATAGCACAATCTTTTGGTGGAAGTGCAGAGCTTATTTGGCATTCAGGTTCTCCGGCAACAAATAATACTGAAGAATGGGTAGAGTTTAGTACTAAAATTGGAAAACGAGCTGGATATGATGTTAGAAGAATATCTATGGGTCTAGAGGGTGAAGATTTTGCGTATTATCAAAGAAAAATACCAGGTGCATTTATAATTGTAGGAACAGGAAAATCTTATGCGCACCATCACCCGGAATATAAAGTTGATGAGAAGGCAATTTTAAATAGTTCGAAATATTTTGCACAACTAGCAGAAGGTGCTTTAAAAGAGATAATAGATAAGAAATATAAACATAAGATTAAGTAG
- a CDS encoding CPBP family intramembrane glutamic endopeptidase — protein MINDFQEEIEYRKLALKKDIKKSGGNCARILLALVLSTYGLVFIMTFSIKFIGPMIGFNAVTNLKENIILGLSSDAYNFFAGYFTCIVGDLIAILIAIKTIKVKFRQEIFSKNKSNKMFVLLGATSCIGVGMISSMVYMIYSTIFKILGLNIPQPDFSFPKQNTFLILFLIYVCLVGPILEEIIFRGFILRSMQKYGNLTAMIVSSILFSMFHLNLVQFINPILMGIVLAFIAIKSKSIIPSMIAHIFNNTITFATTGISLLKMPILEYTFGTLYFLVGVAALLLFISKYKSEFLEIVKEDTRILKTHQKVRYSFSGAWSRAYIVFYIIFIVVTMAATNLAK, from the coding sequence ATGATAAATGATTTTCAAGAAGAAATTGAATATAGAAAGCTCGCATTAAAAAAGGATATAAAAAAAAGCGGCGGAAACTGTGCAAGGATACTTCTTGCGCTAGTATTGTCAACATATGGATTAGTGTTTATAATGACATTTTCTATAAAATTTATAGGACCAATGATAGGATTCAATGCAGTAACTAATCTAAAGGAAAATATAATTTTAGGACTTTCAAGTGACGCATATAATTTTTTTGCTGGATATTTTACATGTATAGTTGGGGATCTTATAGCAATTCTCATAGCAATAAAAACTATAAAGGTGAAATTTAGGCAAGAAATATTTTCAAAGAATAAGTCAAATAAGATGTTTGTATTATTAGGAGCAACTTCTTGTATAGGGGTAGGAATGATTTCAAGCATGGTATATATGATATACTCAACAATTTTTAAGATTTTAGGATTAAACATTCCACAGCCAGATTTTAGTTTCCCTAAACAAAACACTTTTTTAATATTATTTTTAATATATGTATGTTTAGTGGGACCAATTTTAGAAGAAATTATATTTAGGGGATTTATACTCAGAAGCATGCAGAAGTATGGGAATCTAACAGCAATGATTGTTTCTTCAATTCTTTTTTCCATGTTTCATCTAAACCTAGTTCAATTCATAAATCCAATACTTATGGGAATTGTTTTAGCATTTATTGCAATTAAATCAAAATCTATTATACCGTCGATGATAGCTCATATATTTAATAATACGATAACTTTTGCTACAACAGGAATATCTTTATTAAAGATGCCTATATTGGAGTATACATTTGGAACTTTGTACTTTTTAGTTGGTGTAGCTGCATTATTGCTATTTATTAGTAAGTATAAAAGCGAATTTTTAGAAATAGTAAAAGAGGATACAAGAATATTAAAGACTCACCAGAAAGTAAGATATTCTTTTAGTGGAGCGTGGTCGAGGGCTTATATAGTATTCTATATAATATTTATCGTTGTAACTATGGCAGCAACTAATTTAGCAAAGTAA
- a CDS encoding carbon-nitrogen family hydrolase, producing the protein MIIGIAQIDIVWENINKNMKKVEEFIERASKNKVDLILFPEMALTGFTMNINKLVLSEDEIIKWIGKNAKDNNINIGIGVAVKSDKMGSNKYIIMSREGKCLTKYTKIHPFSYSGEDDKYHKGDKILTCEIDGFKIAPFICYDLRFPEIFQIASKEAQIITIAANWPKEREKHWITLLKARAIENQCYIIGINRVGIGNDLHYNGKSVFISPDGNILNEVIEKETLIIKELKIDMIRAIKEQFDIKKDRREDLYEAISNCNSILH; encoded by the coding sequence TTGATTATAGGAATTGCACAGATAGATATAGTCTGGGAGAATATTAATAAAAACATGAAGAAAGTTGAAGAATTCATTGAAAGAGCTTCGAAAAATAAGGTCGATTTAATCCTATTTCCCGAGATGGCTTTAACGGGTTTTACCATGAATATAAACAAGCTTGTATTATCTGAAGATGAAATAATAAAATGGATTGGAAAAAATGCTAAGGATAATAATATAAATATAGGAATTGGTGTTGCGGTAAAAAGTGATAAAATGGGTAGCAATAAATATATTATTATGTCAAGAGAAGGGAAATGCTTAACTAAATATACGAAAATACATCCATTTTCCTACAGTGGTGAGGATGATAAATATCATAAAGGAGATAAGATACTCACATGTGAGATTGATGGATTTAAAATAGCTCCATTTATCTGCTATGATTTAAGGTTTCCAGAAATATTTCAAATAGCATCTAAAGAAGCGCAAATAATAACTATAGCGGCTAATTGGCCTAAAGAAAGAGAGAAGCATTGGATAACCTTATTGAAAGCTAGGGCTATAGAAAACCAATGCTATATAATAGGGATAAATAGAGTAGGAATTGGAAATGATCTTCATTATAATGGAAAATCAGTTTTTATAAGTCCAGATGGTAATATATTGAACGAGGTAATTGAGAAAGAAACACTAATTATAAAAGAGTTAAAAATAGATATGATAAGAGCGATTAAAGAACAGTTTGATATAAAGAAGGATAGAAGAGAAGATTTATATGAAGCTATAAGTAATTGCAATTCTATTTTACATTAA
- a CDS encoding phenylpyruvate tautomerase MIF-related protein codes for MPFIGSKVSVKISKEKEEIIKKKLGEAIQLIPGKSETFLMVGFEDNYSLYFGGEKLEKGAFIEVKIFGKSSKDAYDALTAEICNIYEKELDIPQDKIYVKYEEVANWGWNGKNF; via the coding sequence ATGCCATTTATAGGATCAAAAGTTAGTGTAAAAATTTCAAAAGAAAAAGAGGAAATTATAAAGAAAAAATTAGGGGAAGCAATACAATTGATTCCAGGAAAAAGTGAAACCTTTTTGATGGTAGGCTTCGAAGACAATTACTCATTATATTTCGGAGGAGAAAAATTAGAAAAGGGTGCATTCATAGAAGTAAAAATATTTGGAAAATCAAGTAAGGATGCATATGATGCTTTAACAGCAGAAATTTGTAACATATATGAAAAGGAATTAGACATACCTCAAGATAAGATATACGTCAAGTATGAGGAAGTTGCAAATTGGGGATGGAATGGAAAGAATTTTTAA
- a CDS encoding response regulator: protein MNVDKSMSKILIVDDNIANVLLLERMLNISGYNNIKKLTDSREILRLYSTYKPNLILLDFRMPFVDGLQIIDELNLIKDDSELSIIMISAENDKEYYDKALAKGAADFITKPFNYNDIISKITSTLDCL, encoded by the coding sequence ATGAATGTCGATAAATCAATGTCAAAAATTTTGATAGTTGATGATAATATTGCTAATGTTTTACTACTTGAAAGAATGCTTAACATATCTGGTTATAATAATATAAAAAAATTAACAGACTCTAGAGAAATTTTAAGATTATATTCTACATATAAACCTAATTTGATACTATTAGACTTTAGGATGCCATTTGTTGATGGACTTCAAATTATAGATGAACTAAATCTTATAAAGGATGATAGTGAACTATCTATAATTATGATCTCTGCTGAAAACGATAAAGAATACTATGATAAAGCGTTGGCTAAAGGTGCTGCTGATTTCATTACTAAACCATTTAATTATAATGATATAATTTCAAAAATTACGAGTACCTTGGACTGTTTATGA
- a CDS encoding ATP-binding protein, with amino-acid sequence MNKTNTNKNISLYKWIWQSYIRNALIPLIIIEIIFICIYFISNYWSHKSSVAFYKDQSKSELNKIIKQEVNLIDQHLSSISNSTMFFSLQMGHALLTPASLTPTEYSRLSYSNDNIYYTKENNSADEAAIFYNNFLPATRDDKEKKIAKVLTQQKLMADIKNSCPLVNSIYFNTFDSLNITYPYVDVFNSYNYSLQSPSSKFYYEADANHNPDQKVKWVVHDFNSSNNNFISSAIYPVYNGNFLEGVVGIDINMDSIVNKVLEIDIPWNGYNLLIGKDGNILSLSDVGKSDLNLDQLVLKYGNGYYQYNLYNNNDLSSLMDEIQTSETGFSNFTLKEEPRIACWSAIPNTDLKLLIVVPTKNIYSNADMLRNNLLKIGIITILGLILSYLLFFLITYKKVKNMSHIVSGSLLNINNIVQEISSGKYDIADPLLKISELEDIALNLIEMGHHIGETNKNLLVTQSELRKKEVDFRSLVDSINDIISEIDINGYITKLWSSVHTYLYKLHMHGHLNSIYDILDESTAKIAKEKIHYVIKSRNSTTMDFNIQFKDGLKWFEACISPHLNYNDRVVVLTRDITEQKKMARSIITAKEEAEKASKAKSEFLSSMSHELRTPLNAILGFSQILELDPESPLTPSQSQSVKEISKAGSHLLELINEILDLAKIESGKMSISIESVPIKHVMEETISIIKPFADKHKIKIINYPIDNSDEFVSADHTRLKQILLNLLSNAIKYNKKDGQVIFYHDKVNDKYRFHVIDTGIGLSNSDLELIFKPFYRLNRINNSIEGTGIGLAVAKQLTELMNGEIFVTSEKGAGSHFWIELPCIESSILQTSENMMTSENRTYFPNDKFRTILYAEDNPANLRLVERALSQISNLKMLSANSGELCLDLAVAHKPDIILLDINLPGIDGYEVFKRLKMHKETKDIPIIAVSAHAMPRDIEKGLSLGFSDYITKPIDIPNFIEKVCTMLAKINKEDIN; translated from the coding sequence ATGAATAAAACAAATACTAATAAAAACATTTCTCTTTATAAATGGATTTGGCAGTCCTATATTCGTAATGCATTAATTCCATTAATAATTATTGAAATAATTTTTATTTGTATATATTTCATCTCAAATTACTGGTCTCATAAAAGTTCGGTTGCCTTTTACAAAGATCAATCAAAAAGTGAACTTAATAAAATTATTAAACAAGAAGTTAACTTAATTGATCAGCACTTATCATCTATTTCAAATTCTACAATGTTTTTCAGTTTACAAATGGGACATGCTTTATTAACTCCAGCTTCTTTAACTCCTACAGAATATAGCAGGTTATCATATTCAAATGATAATATTTACTATACTAAAGAGAATAATTCAGCTGATGAGGCAGCAATTTTTTATAATAATTTTCTGCCTGCTACAAGAGATGATAAAGAAAAGAAAATAGCCAAGGTATTAACACAACAAAAATTAATGGCAGATATTAAGAATTCTTGTCCATTAGTTAATTCTATATATTTTAACACCTTTGATTCCTTAAATATAACTTACCCATACGTTGATGTTTTTAATAGCTATAATTATTCTCTACAATCACCTTCTAGCAAATTTTATTATGAAGCTGATGCTAACCATAATCCAGATCAAAAAGTAAAATGGGTTGTTCATGATTTTAATTCAAGTAACAACAATTTTATAAGTTCTGCTATATATCCTGTTTATAACGGAAATTTTTTGGAAGGTGTTGTAGGCATTGATATAAATATGGATTCAATTGTCAATAAGGTTTTAGAAATTGATATTCCTTGGAATGGTTATAACTTATTGATTGGAAAAGATGGTAATATTCTTTCACTTTCTGATGTTGGAAAAAGTGATTTGAATTTAGATCAACTCGTTTTAAAATATGGAAACGGGTATTATCAGTATAACTTGTATAACAATAATGATTTATCCTCATTAATGGATGAAATTCAAACTAGCGAAACTGGATTTTCAAATTTCACACTAAAAGAAGAACCTAGAATTGCATGTTGGTCTGCTATACCTAATACGGATTTAAAATTATTAATAGTTGTTCCAACAAAAAATATATACTCTAATGCTGATATGCTAAGAAATAATTTATTGAAAATTGGAATCATTACAATATTAGGATTAATTTTATCGTATCTTTTATTTTTCTTAATTACTTATAAGAAAGTAAAAAATATGAGCCATATTGTTTCTGGCTCTCTGCTAAATATTAATAATATTGTTCAGGAGATTAGTAGTGGTAAATATGATATAGCTGATCCACTATTAAAGATCTCAGAATTAGAAGATATAGCATTAAATTTGATAGAAATGGGACATCATATCGGTGAAACAAATAAAAATTTATTAGTTACCCAATCTGAACTCAGAAAAAAAGAAGTTGATTTCAGGTCACTTGTTGATTCAATTAATGACATAATCTCAGAGATAGATATAAACGGTTATATCACTAAGTTATGGTCCAGCGTCCATACTTATTTGTATAAACTACATATGCACGGTCATCTTAATTCTATCTATGATATTTTAGATGAAAGTACAGCTAAAATTGCTAAAGAGAAGATACATTATGTCATTAAATCAAGAAACTCTACTACTATGGACTTTAATATTCAATTTAAGGATGGATTAAAATGGTTTGAGGCATGTATCTCTCCACATCTAAACTATAACGATAGAGTAGTAGTTCTAACTCGTGATATTACAGAACAAAAGAAAATGGCTCGTTCTATTATTACGGCAAAAGAAGAGGCTGAAAAAGCTAGTAAAGCAAAATCCGAATTTTTATCTAGCATGAGTCATGAGCTTAGAACACCGTTAAATGCTATATTAGGATTTTCTCAAATTTTAGAATTAGACCCTGAATCTCCATTAACTCCTTCTCAGAGTCAAAGTGTTAAGGAAATATCCAAAGCTGGCAGCCACTTGCTAGAGTTAATTAACGAAATATTAGATTTAGCAAAAATCGAATCAGGAAAAATGAGCATTTCAATTGAATCTGTTCCGATTAAACATGTAATGGAAGAGACTATTTCCATAATAAAACCATTTGCAGATAAGCATAAAATAAAAATTATTAATTATCCTATAGATAATTCAGATGAATTTGTTTCGGCTGACCATACACGATTAAAACAAATTTTGCTCAATTTGCTATCTAACGCAATTAAGTACAACAAAAAAGATGGCCAAGTAATCTTTTATCATGATAAGGTTAATGATAAGTATAGATTTCATGTTATTGACACTGGCATTGGTTTATCTAATTCTGATTTAGAATTGATTTTTAAACCATTTTATCGTCTAAACAGAATTAATAATTCAATTGAGGGTACTGGTATTGGGCTTGCAGTCGCTAAACAACTAACTGAATTAATGAATGGTGAAATATTTGTAACTAGCGAAAAAGGTGCTGGCAGTCACTTTTGGATTGAACTTCCTTGCATAGAATCATCTATTTTGCAAACTTCTGAAAATATGATGACATCTGAAAATAGAACTTATTTCCCTAACGATAAATTTCGTACAATATTATATGCTGAAGATAATCCTGCTAATTTACGACTTGTTGAACGTGCTCTATCCCAAATTAGTAATTTAAAAATGCTTTCAGCAAATTCTGGTGAGCTGTGTCTAGATTTAGCTGTTGCCCATAAGCCAGATATTATATTACTAGATATAAATTTACCTGGGATAGACGGTTATGAAGTCTTCAAAAGACTCAAAATGCATAAAGAGACTAAAGATATTCCAATCATCGCTGTTAGTGCCCATGCAATGCCTAGAGATATAGAAAAAGGATTATCATTAGGATTTTCTGATTATATTACTAAACCAATTGATATTCCAAACTTTATCGAAAAGGTGTGCACTATGTTAGCTAAAATTAATAAAGAAGATATCAATTAA
- a CDS encoding Hpt domain-containing protein, with protein MNYDKNYDIIGFSNDLGLNLQQVSELYAELINEFNLALSELKTAMIGSDLENIQKIIHNLKGLSGNYRIADLYEETTKINNLLKNSNYNNIESHLSNLLTVISIALKKIRSFFYQRSILI; from the coding sequence ATGAATTACGACAAAAATTATGACATAATTGGTTTTTCAAATGATTTAGGACTTAATCTTCAACAAGTGTCAGAACTTTATGCCGAATTGATTAATGAATTTAATCTAGCACTATCAGAGTTAAAGACCGCCATGATTGGAAGTGATTTAGAAAATATTCAAAAAATAATTCATAATTTGAAAGGTCTTTCCGGAAATTATAGAATAGCTGATCTCTATGAGGAAACTACTAAAATTAATAATTTATTGAAAAACAGCAATTATAATAATATCGAATCGCATTTAAGTAATCTACTTACTGTCATCTCCATAGCCTTAAAAAAAATCAGAAGCTTCTTTTATCAGAGGTCTATACTAATATAA
- a CDS encoding bacteriohemerythrin gives MYEVLKRDERGLINNKIASSMVKITHEDNDSVIMDISRINISGEVLMHFMNSNWDAVLSTGVDNIDRQHQEIFRLINNLVSAMNEEKSKIEIIKVLDSLEEHAIRHINEEEAIQKENNYPGLEIQQMQHEEFKECLRDIRSFLETREISTLFIIHMQQKIFKWCRKHMLTADKDLGEFLINSRRN, from the coding sequence ATGTATGAAGTATTGAAAAGGGATGAAAGAGGATTAATAAATAATAAAATAGCGTCATCAATGGTAAAGATTACTCATGAAGATAATGATTCGGTTATTATGGATATTAGCAGAATCAATATTAGTGGTGAGGTACTTATGCATTTTATGAATTCAAATTGGGATGCTGTGTTATCCACTGGAGTTGACAATATTGATAGACAGCATCAAGAAATATTTAGATTAATTAATAATTTGGTAAGTGCCATGAATGAAGAAAAAAGCAAGATAGAGATTATTAAGGTGTTGGATTCTCTTGAAGAACATGCAATTCGCCATATTAATGAAGAAGAAGCAATCCAAAAGGAAAATAACTATCCAGGATTAGAGATTCAGCAGATGCAGCATGAAGAATTTAAAGAGTGCTTAAGGGATATAAGAAGCTTTTTAGAAACTAGAGAAATATCAACATTATTTATTATACATATGCAACAAAAAATATTTAAATGGTGTAGAAAACATATGCTAACCGCAGATAAAGATTTAGGAGAATTCCTAATAAATAGTCGTAGAAATTAG
- a CDS encoding bacteriohemerythrin — translation MNLNWDNNLATGIVNIDNQHKELFDRINKLLIAMKEGKGKDEVIGTLNFLEDYVIKHFTEEEEIQKKNNYPKYSIQHKQHEEFKDELKELRRTFENNGTYALFVIKVQNRMSTWWKSHIRDLDKDLGKFLIENSK, via the coding sequence ATGAATTTAAATTGGGACAATAATTTAGCAACGGGGATTGTAAATATCGATAATCAACACAAAGAACTATTTGATCGTATTAATAAACTATTGATTGCTATGAAAGAAGGAAAGGGTAAGGATGAGGTTATAGGAACTTTAAATTTCCTTGAAGATTATGTTATAAAGCATTTTACTGAGGAAGAAGAAATCCAAAAGAAAAATAATTATCCTAAATATAGCATTCAACATAAGCAACACGAAGAATTTAAAGATGAGCTTAAAGAATTGAGAAGAACCTTTGAAAATAATGGAACATATGCATTATTTGTGATAAAGGTACAAAATAGAATGTCAACTTGGTGGAAGAGTCATATACGGGATTTAGATAAGGATTTAGGAAAATTTTTAATAGAAAATTCTAAATAA